ATATTAGTAATATACCCAGCCATTATGGTGTAATCAGGTTCTACATCATTAAAAGTGATACGATAAATATCCAAATCTCCAAAACCTTCGGGCCTTAAGGCCGAAACATAACCATATCGACCACTTTTGGAGAAATAAATTGAATATTCATCCCCAACAGTATTAATTGGATAGCCCAAATTAGAAGGAGAACCCCAAGTTTCTGTAACTGGATTCCAAACTGATTTAAATACATCCAAACCACCCATGTTGGTATGACCTTCAGAAGAAAAAAACAAGGTTTTTCCATCACCTGATATATGGGGGTGAGTTTCATTGTATTTAGTATTAACATTCGGACCTAAATCAATTGGTATACCCCACAATCCGTTAGGCAGCCTTCTGGACATAAAAATATCCGTATTGTAACCACCAATTCCACCTTTGGCAATTCTGGTAAAAAACAACCAATCACCATCTGCTGAAATAGAACCGGATGATTCAACCTCTTCTGAATTTACATTTGAGCCAGGGTTATAGGGCTCTTCAAAAGCTCTACCTTTCCTTTTGGAAATCATGATATCATCATACCCATCAAAATTATCTATAAAAAGCACCAAATTTTCTCCATCAGGAGATAAACCAACTGCCTCTTCAACCCACTCTGTGTTAATAGATGATCCGGCATTCCTACCTTCCGTAAACCTTCCTCTTTTTTCTCTTGCCCTGTAAACATCATTCATCTTAAATCCATCGTAATCATTCTCAAGTCCAAGATTATCAGGCCTTTTTGTATTGTAAATCAGGAAAGACTCATTTTCGGGGACCATAGGATCAAAATCCGGATAAGGAGAGTTGATAGAACTACCCAAATTCTCAAAATTACAATCTATAGGGTTCTTTCTAAACTCTTTAGCGTTAATACACATCTCAATCCATCTAGATGGCTTTGGACCGTTTACTTCGGTATCACCTTCTTCAGCCTTGGCTTTATCAAAAGCACGAATAGCATCATCTAATCGATCTGCATACATATACGCCCTCCCTAAGTGATAAAAGGCATCTTTTGGATGTTTTGTTTGCTCTGCAACAAACTCCAAATAACTTACTGCCTTAACCTTGTCAATATTTGTTTGAAGGTAGCACAATCCAATGTAGTAATTATAATCTACATTTTTAGGATCGTTGACTAGCATTAAAAGGTAATCTTCAAGTGCAGATTTAAAATTCTCATTAAAGAAATTCTCCTTTGCAATTGATGTCTTAGGCTTGTAAGGTTTCTCCTTACTTTTCAACTTTCCTCCTGTGTTCAGACTATCTTGGGCGTTAGAAAAAGTAAATGAAAAAGCGAATACAAAGGCAAGCCCCAATATTCGATAATTCACAACCTTAACTAGTACATTCATAACACTTATTTCTGAAAATTTT
This genomic stretch from Bacteroidia bacterium harbors:
- a CDS encoding OmpA family protein codes for the protein MNVLVKVVNYRILGLAFVFAFSFTFSNAQDSLNTGGKLKSKEKPYKPKTSIAKENFFNENFKSALEDYLLMLVNDPKNVDYNYYIGLCYLQTNIDKVKAVSYLEFVAEQTKHPKDAFYHLGRAYMYADRLDDAIRAFDKAKAEEGDTEVNGPKPSRWIEMCINAKEFRKNPIDCNFENLGSSINSPYPDFDPMVPENESFLIYNTKRPDNLGLENDYDGFKMNDVYRAREKRGRFTEGRNAGSSINTEWVEEAVGLSPDGENLVLFIDNFDGYDDIMISKRKGRAFEEPYNPGSNVNSEEVESSGSISADGDWLFFTRIAKGGIGGYNTDIFMSRRLPNGLWGIPIDLGPNVNTKYNETHPHISGDGKTLFFSSEGHTNMGGLDVFKSVWNPVTETWGSPSNLGYPINTVGDEYSIYFSKSGRYGYVSALRPEGFGDLDIYRITFNDVEPDYTIMAGYITNMVDTLKAGQPVVPIQMYITDDETNELIGLYRANKGTGHYLSVLPAGHTYCVYIESELYKPYSEVVEAFDKSSYIPLIEDKDFTLEPDSDAIARKRFKAQISSTPSQVSAYTKSEFKDLAKEQSELALMEDIRKLEAEVERLKNLKEKGYRTDLFEADIANIKVGDKMVLSDVFFFDFDIANLGKDYYDALERLYKFLLNNPSVTIELSGHTDSRGSIEYNLKLSKARAQGVYDYLVSKGIKGKRLVPKGYGKSTPIAANQNPDGSDNPEGRRMNRRLEVKILSIKK